The genomic window ATGACGCCGAGACGCTGACCTATTTGCACTCCACGGTCTCGACCAAACGGCACCGCGTCCGTGTACCCGAGACGCCGATCTATCTTGATGCGCTGGTCGCCGACCAGCCGCTCACCGGCGGACTGGAACCACGCCTAGGCGACACGCATTTCCGCATCCTCACCATCGTCGGCTTCCCGACCGCGACGACGCCCGGCATCCTCGACGAACTCAACGGGCTCGCCTTTCCCTATCGCTGGTCCACACGCGCCGTCCTGCTCGACAAGACCGACGCGACCAGACTGCTCACCAGAATTCGACGGCAATGGTTCGCCAAGCGCAAGTCGATTGCCGCCATCCTGAAGGAGGTGATGACCAACGAGGCGTCGGTGCTGGTCGATACCGACGCCGCCAACAAAGCGGCCGACGCCGATCTCGCATTGCAGGAGCTCGGCGCCGACTATGCCGGTCAGGCCTACGTCACCGCCACCGTTACCGTCTGGGACGCTGATCCCCGTATTGCCGCCGAGAAGCTGCGGCTGGTCGAGAAGGTGATCCAGGGCCGCGACTTCACGGCCATGCCCGAGACCATCAACGCCGTCGACGCCTGGCTCGGCAGTCTGCCGGGCCATGTCTATGCCAATGTCCGGCAGCCGCCGCTGTCGACGCTCAATCTCGCCCACATGATCCCGCTCTCGGCGGTGTGGGCGGGACCGGAACGGGACGAGCATTTCGCAGCACCCCCACTGCTGTTCGGCAAGACCGATGGCTCGACTCCGTTCCGGCTTTCCATCCATGTCGGCGACGTCGGCCATACGCTGGTCGTCGGGCCGACCGGCGCCGGCAAATCGGTGCTTCTGGCGCTGATGGCGTTGCAGTTCCGGCGCTACGATCGCGCCCAGGTCTTCGCCTTCGATTTCGGCGGTTCGATCCGCGCCGCGGCGCTCGCCATGGGTGGCGATTGGCACGATCTTGGTGGCGGTCTGAGCGAGGGCGCTGACGACAGCGTATCGCTTCAGCCGCTCGCCCGGATCGACGATGGTGCCGAGCGTGCTTGGGCCGCCGACTGGATTTCCGCCATCCTCAGCCGCGAGAGCGTCGCGATCACGCCGGAGGTCAAGGAGCATATCTGGACGGCGCTAACCTCGCTGGCCTCGGCACCGCCCGCCGAGCGCACCCTGACCGGTATGTCCGTGCTGCTCCAGTCCAATGATCTCAAACAGGCGCTGCGGCCCTATTGCGTCGGCGGCCCCTATGGCCGGCTCCTCGACGCCGAAGCGGAGCATCTCGGCGAAGCCACCGTCCAGGCCTTCGAGACCGAGGGGCTGATCGGTACAGGGGCCGCGGCCGCCGTGCTAGCCTATCTCTTCCACCGGATTGAGGACCGCCTCGACGGCCGCGCTACCCTCATCATCATCGACGAGGGCTGGCTCGCGCTCGACGACGAAGGCTTCGCCGGCCGGCTCCGCGAATGGCTGAAAACGCTGCGCAAGAAGAACGCCTCGGTCCTCTTCGCCACCCAATCGCTGTCCGACATCGACGGCTCGGCCATCGCTCCCGCCATCATCGAGAGCTGTCAGACCCGTATCCTGCTCCCCAACGAGCGGGCCATCGAGCCGCAGATTACCGCCATCTACCGGCGGTTCGGCCTCAACGACCGGCAGATCGAGATCCTCGCCCGCGCCATGCCGAAGCGCGATTATTACTGCCAGTCGCGCCGAGGCAACCGGCTGTTCGAGTTGGGCCTGTCCGACGTGGCGCTGGCGCTCTGCGCCGCGTCGTCGAAGTCCGACCAGACCGCCATCGCCCAAACTGTCGCCGAGTATGGCCGCGACGGGTTCCTCGCCGGCTGGCTCGGCCGCCACGACCTCGGCTGGGCGGTCGATCTCATTCCGGGCCTTAATATTAAGGAGACGTCATCATGAATCCGCGCCGCTCGCGCGCGGCACGCCTCGCTGCCGCGCTGTTCACCGCCTCTACCGTCACGCTACCGCTGCTGTCCGCTCCGGCGCATGCGCAGTGGATCGTCTACGATCCCACCAACTACGCCCAGAACCTGCTTTCGGCGACCCGCGCGCTTCAGCAGATCAACAACCAGATCACCTCGCTCCAGAATGAGGCGACGATGTTGATCAATCAGGCCCGCAATCTCGCAAGTCTACCATATTCGTCCCTTCAGCAGCTTCAGCAGTCGGTGCAACGCACCCAGCAGCTTCTCGGCGAGGCCCAAGGCATCGCCTACAATGTCCAGAACATCGATCAGGCGTTCCGCACCACCTACGGCAACGCGTCGATGGCGGCCTCCGACCAGCAGCTCGTCGCCGACGCACGCGAGCGCTGGCAGAACACGGTCGGCGGCCTTCAGGACGCCATGCGCGTGCAGGCCGGTGTCGTCGGCAACATCGACACCAACCGCGCGCAGATGTCGGCGCTGGTCGGACAGAGCCAGGGCGCGACGGGCGCCTTGCAGGTGTCCCAAGCCGGAAACCAGCTTCTCGCGCTTCAGGCGCAGCAACTCGCCGATCTGACCGCCGTGGTGTCCGCCAATGGCCGCGCGCAGGCACTCTCCGAAGCGGAGCGCGCCGCCGCCGCCGAGCAGGGCCGCGAACAGCGCCGGCGCTTCCTGACGCCCGGCAGCGGCTATCAGCCAGGCAACGCCCGGATGTTCCCCGGCAACGGCAACTGAGGGTCGGCCATGGACGGGAAGATGCTCGCACGCCTGGCCGCCATCGTTTTCGTTGCCATCGCCATCACCGCGACGGCGATCGAGATGAGCCGCAAGGAGGAGCCGGCCGAGCCCTGGGCATCCAGCGCTCCGGCGTCGCTGCAATCCGATCCGCTCCGCGACGAACTGCTGCGCTGCCAGGCGCTCGGCGAAGCCGGTCCCCGCGATCCATCCTGCCGCCGCGCATGGGCGGAGAATCGTCGGCGCTTCCTGGCGCCGGGTTCGCGTCCTGCCGAGCGCCTCCCTCAGGCGCCCACGGCGCCCCAGCCGGTAGAGGCGCAATAGGCACATGGGGAACACCGGCGTCATCGACCATTTCCTCGAGGTCTTCACCCGCTACATCGACGGGGGCTTCGGGCTGCTCGGCGGCGAAGTCGCCTTCATTGCCACCACGCTGATCGTCATCGACGTGACGCTGGCGGCGCTATTCTGGTCCTGGGGCGGCGATGATGACATCATCGCCCGGCTGGTGAAGAAGACGCTGTTCGTGGGCGTCTTCGCTTACATCATCGGCAACTGGAACAATCTCGCCCGTATCGTCTTCGAAAGCTTCGCAGGCCTCGGCCTCAAGGCGAGTGGCACGGGATTCACAACGGCCGACCTCCTGCGCCCCGGCAAGGTGGCGCAGACCGGGTTGGATGCTGGCCGTCCGCTGCTCGACTCGATCTCGAACATGATGGGCTATTGGTCCTTCTTCGAGAACTTCATCCAGATCACCTGCATGTTGTTCGCCTGGGCGCTGGTGCTGCTCGCCTTCTTCGTCCTCGCCATCCAGCTCTTCGTCACCCTGATCGAGTTCAAGCTGACGACGCTCGCCGGCTTCGTGCTAATCCCCTTCGGCCTGTTCGGCAAATCGGCCTTCATGGCCGAGCGTGTGCTTGGCAATGTCATCTCGTCTGGCATCAAGGTGCTGGTCCTCGCCGTCATCATCGGCATCGGCTCGACGCTCTTTTCGGAATTCACCGCCGGCTTCGGTGGCGCGACGCCCTCGATCGACGAGGCCATGGCCATTGTCCTCGCCGCGCTGTCGCTGCTCGGCCTTGGCATCTTCGGCCCCGGCATAGCATCGGGCATCGTCTCCGGTGGCCCGCAGCTCAGCGCCGGCGCGGCGGTGGGAACCGGCCTTGCGGCCGGCGGCATGGTCGCGCTTGGCGCTGGCGCCGTGGGCGCGGCCGCGACGGGAGGAGCGTCGCTGGTCGGAGGGGCCGCCGCCGCCGCCCGTGGCGGCGCGGCGCTCGCTGGTGGCGCTTCGACTGCCTACAGTCTCGGCGCGGCCGGCCAGTCTGGGGCCGCGGGCGTCGCATCCGGTCTCGGCGGCGTCGCGCGCGCCGGGGGAAGCGCGGCGATCTCGCCCCTGCGCCGTGCCGCATCGCGCGCCGCCGACAGCATGCGTTCGAGCTTCAATGCCGGCGGGCATGCCGCGCTCGAAGCCACGGGCGGCTCATCGACCGGCGGAACGATCGGCGGTGACGCCGCCGAGGCCGCGCCTTCTTCCAAGGCCGATGGTCCTCCCGCCTGGGCCCAACGCATGCGCCGCAGTCAGAAAATGACCCATGCCGTTCAGGCGACGGCGCACGCCGTCCGCTCCGGCGACGCGCATGGCGGCGGCTCCTCCGTCAACCTCTCCGAAAGCGACCGCTAATGTTCAAGCGACCCTCCACCCACTATGGCAAGAGCCCCGAACCCGAGACCCCTTACCAGCGTGCGAGCCAAGTCTGGGATGAGCGCATCGGATCGGCGCGCGTCCAGGCGCGCAACTGGCGACTCATGGC from Martelella sp. NC20 includes these protein-coding regions:
- the trbK-alt gene encoding putative entry exclusion protein TrbK-alt; the encoded protein is MDGKMLARLAAIVFVAIAITATAIEMSRKEEPAEPWASSAPASLQSDPLRDELLRCQALGEAGPRDPSCRRAWAENRRRFLAPGSRPAERLPQAPTAPQPVEAQ
- the trbL gene encoding P-type conjugative transfer protein TrbL; translated protein: MGNTGVIDHFLEVFTRYIDGGFGLLGGEVAFIATTLIVIDVTLAALFWSWGGDDDIIARLVKKTLFVGVFAYIIGNWNNLARIVFESFAGLGLKASGTGFTTADLLRPGKVAQTGLDAGRPLLDSISNMMGYWSFFENFIQITCMLFAWALVLLAFFVLAIQLFVTLIEFKLTTLAGFVLIPFGLFGKSAFMAERVLGNVISSGIKVLVLAVIIGIGSTLFSEFTAGFGGATPSIDEAMAIVLAALSLLGLGIFGPGIASGIVSGGPQLSAGAAVGTGLAAGGMVALGAGAVGAAATGGASLVGGAAAAARGGAALAGGASTAYSLGAAGQSGAAGVASGLGGVARAGGSAAISPLRRAASRAADSMRSSFNAGGHAALEATGGSSTGGTIGGDAAEAAPSSKADGPPAWAQRMRRSQKMTHAVQATAHAVRSGDAHGGGSSVNLSESDR
- the trbJ gene encoding P-type conjugative transfer protein TrbJ, whose amino-acid sequence is MNPRRSRAARLAAALFTASTVTLPLLSAPAHAQWIVYDPTNYAQNLLSATRALQQINNQITSLQNEATMLINQARNLASLPYSSLQQLQQSVQRTQQLLGEAQGIAYNVQNIDQAFRTTYGNASMAASDQQLVADARERWQNTVGGLQDAMRVQAGVVGNIDTNRAQMSALVGQSQGATGALQVSQAGNQLLALQAQQLADLTAVVSANGRAQALSEAERAAAAEQGREQRRRFLTPGSGYQPGNARMFPGNGN
- the trbE gene encoding conjugal transfer protein TrbE, whose translation is MMNLAEYRNRNTRLADFLPWVALVGDGVVLNKDGSFQRTARFRGPDLDSAVPAEVVAVAGRLNNAFRRLGSGWAIFVEAQRHEAAIYPDSRFPDPASALVDAERKAGFEEAGAHFESSYFLTFLYLPPAEDAARAESWLYEGRERGGADAHEALRGFADRTNRILQLVDAFMPECAWLDDAETLTYLHSTVSTKRHRVRVPETPIYLDALVADQPLTGGLEPRLGDTHFRILTIVGFPTATTPGILDELNGLAFPYRWSTRAVLLDKTDATRLLTRIRRQWFAKRKSIAAILKEVMTNEASVLVDTDAANKAADADLALQELGADYAGQAYVTATVTVWDADPRIAAEKLRLVEKVIQGRDFTAMPETINAVDAWLGSLPGHVYANVRQPPLSTLNLAHMIPLSAVWAGPERDEHFAAPPLLFGKTDGSTPFRLSIHVGDVGHTLVVGPTGAGKSVLLALMALQFRRYDRAQVFAFDFGGSIRAAALAMGGDWHDLGGGLSEGADDSVSLQPLARIDDGAERAWAADWISAILSRESVAITPEVKEHIWTALTSLASAPPAERTLTGMSVLLQSNDLKQALRPYCVGGPYGRLLDAEAEHLGEATVQAFETEGLIGTGAAAAVLAYLFHRIEDRLDGRATLIIIDEGWLALDDEGFAGRLREWLKTLRKKNASVLFATQSLSDIDGSAIAPAIIESCQTRILLPNERAIEPQITAIYRRFGLNDRQIEILARAMPKRDYYCQSRRGNRLFELGLSDVALALCAASSKSDQTAIAQTVAEYGRDGFLAGWLGRHDLGWAVDLIPGLNIKETSS